A window from Dehalococcoidia bacterium encodes these proteins:
- a CDS encoding TIGR03936 family radical SAM-associated protein has protein sequence MLFRRGEAVKYISHLDLMRLFVRACRRAGLPLAYSGGFSPSPAISFALPLAVGVVGEQELVELGFREAVSADEVVAALRPQLPPDVEVLEAWPASGKPLARLIVAADYVVCFETTRSRAELEEQIGALLAREAIPIERDRGGKRRSFDLRPLILSLELSNWQEGEAEIRMRLVAEQGRAGRPDDVLAALGIEDTPARYRRVALHFREPIR, from the coding sequence TTGCTGTTTCGGCGCGGCGAGGCGGTGAAATATATCTCGCATCTTGATCTGATGCGGCTGTTTGTGCGCGCCTGTCGACGCGCCGGGCTGCCGCTTGCTTATTCAGGAGGCTTTTCACCGAGCCCGGCGATCTCGTTTGCGCTGCCGCTTGCGGTTGGGGTTGTGGGCGAGCAGGAGCTAGTTGAGCTGGGCTTCCGCGAAGCGGTGTCAGCGGATGAAGTGGTCGCGGCGCTTCGGCCGCAGCTGCCGCCGGATGTGGAAGTGCTTGAAGCGTGGCCGGCAAGCGGCAAGCCGTTGGCGCGACTGATCGTTGCTGCTGACTATGTCGTCTGCTTCGAGACGACGCGTTCTCGAGCCGAACTGGAGGAGCAGATCGGAGCGCTGCTCGCGCGTGAGGCGATCCCGATCGAACGGGATCGGGGCGGAAAGAGGCGCTCTTTCGATCTCCGCCCGCTGATCCTATCGCTGGAGCTGAGCAACTGGCAGGAGGGAGAAGCGGAGATCAGGATGCGCCTTGTGGCAGAGCAGGGACGGGCTGGTCGCCCTGATGATGTGCTTGCCGCGCTCGGCATCGAGGATACGCCTGCACGCTATCGCCGAGTTGCGCTTCACTTTCGCGAGCCAATTCGCTGA